The following proteins are co-located in the Gordonia polyisoprenivorans genome:
- the hisS gene encoding histidine--tRNA ligase gives MTNDFAAPRGIPDYYPPASADFRKVRDTLTEAARRAGYGHIELPAFEDTALFARGVGESTDVVSKEMYTFADRGGRSVTLRPEGTAGVMRAVIQHGLDRGQLPVKLCYAGPFFRYEKPQTGRYRQLQQVGVEAIGVDDPALDAEVIAIADEGYRRLGLSGFRLEITSLGDDESRPRYREALQQFLFGLDLDEPTRQRAEINPLRVLDDKRPEIKAATAGAPLLLDYLSDDARAHFDTVLAHLNRLGVPYEINPRLVRGLDYYTKTTFEFVHDGLGAQSGIGGGGRYDGLMQQIGGKQDLSGIGFGLGVDRTMLALEAEGVAGADAARVEVFGVPLGADAKAELVSVAGTLRAAGISVDLAYGDRGLKGAMKAADRSGARLALVLGDRELAERTIEIKNLATGDQHRASLDGLVDEVRGLLG, from the coding sequence GTGACCAACGATTTCGCCGCACCTCGGGGTATCCCGGATTACTACCCGCCGGCCTCCGCCGACTTCCGCAAGGTGCGCGACACGCTCACCGAGGCGGCGCGGCGCGCGGGTTACGGCCACATCGAGTTGCCCGCCTTCGAGGACACCGCGTTGTTCGCGCGCGGGGTGGGTGAGTCCACCGACGTCGTCAGCAAGGAGATGTACACCTTCGCCGACCGCGGTGGCCGCTCGGTCACGCTGCGCCCGGAGGGCACCGCCGGTGTGATGCGCGCGGTCATCCAACACGGCCTCGACCGTGGTCAGCTGCCGGTCAAACTCTGCTATGCGGGTCCGTTCTTCCGGTACGAGAAGCCGCAGACCGGTCGTTATCGCCAGCTGCAGCAGGTCGGCGTGGAGGCCATCGGCGTCGACGATCCGGCTCTCGACGCGGAGGTCATCGCGATCGCCGACGAGGGCTATCGACGCCTCGGGCTCAGCGGCTTCCGACTGGAAATCACCTCCCTCGGCGACGACGAGAGCCGACCCCGGTATCGGGAAGCGTTGCAGCAGTTCCTCTTCGGGCTCGACCTCGACGAGCCGACCCGTCAACGCGCCGAGATCAATCCGCTGCGTGTGCTCGACGACAAACGCCCCGAGATCAAGGCCGCCACCGCCGGCGCGCCGCTGCTGCTGGACTATCTGAGCGACGACGCGCGGGCCCACTTCGACACGGTGCTCGCCCACCTGAACCGGCTCGGCGTGCCCTACGAGATCAATCCGCGGCTGGTACGCGGACTCGACTACTACACCAAGACCACCTTCGAATTCGTCCACGACGGACTGGGCGCGCAGTCGGGGATCGGGGGCGGCGGGCGCTACGACGGCCTCATGCAGCAGATCGGCGGTAAGCAGGATCTGTCGGGGATCGGGTTCGGGCTCGGCGTCGACCGCACGATGCTCGCCCTCGAGGCGGAGGGCGTCGCGGGTGCCGACGCCGCGCGCGTCGAGGTCTTCGGGGTTCCGCTCGGCGCCGACGCGAAAGCCGAATTGGTATCCGTCGCAGGGACACTGCGGGCCGCGGGGATCAGCGTCGATCTCGCCTACGGCGATCGCGGCCTCAAGGGTGCGATGAAGGCCGCCGACCGGTCGGGCGCACGGCTCGCACTCGTCCTCGGTGATCGTGAACTCGCCGAGCGCACCATCGAGATCAAGAACCTGGCAACCGGCGACCAGCATCGGGCCTCGCTCGACGGTCTCGTCGACGAGGTGCGGGGTCTGCTGGGCTGA